In Candidatus Sericytochromatia bacterium, the genomic stretch GGCTTGCGTGCCAGGTCCTGTGACAACTTGCGACTGACCTTCTTGAGCCGATTGATGGTTTCGACCATATGCACCGGGATGCGAATGGTCCGCGCCTGGTCCGCAATCGCGCGGGTGATGGCCTGGCGAATCCACCAGGTGGCATAGGTGGAGAACTTGAAGCCTTTGGCGTGATCGAACTTTTCCACCGCCCGGATCAGCCCCAGGTTCCCCTCCTGAATCAAGTCCAGGAACAGCATGCCCCGGCCCACGTATTTCTTGGCAATGGAAACGACCAGGCGCAGGTTGGCCTCGGCCAATTTGCGCTTCGCGCGGTCCCCCGAGACTCCCCCGGCGGCGATCGCCTTGGCCACGGCCACCTCCTGCGCCCCGTTCAGGAGGGGGATGGTGCCGATCTCTCGCAGATACATCCGAACCGGGTCATCGGTGGAGATGCCCTTGGGGACGGTCAGGTCGAGGTCGACCTCATCGGACACATCCTGCAGGTCCGCATCGCCAGGCGCCTCCGAGTCATCCAAGGTCGCCGTCGCGATCTCGAACAAGTCATCTTCCAGTGGACTGCCGTCACCTTCCGAGAACGCGTCGAGGAGCGTTTCCTCTGCACGCTTTCGTTTCAAGGTGTCCGTGTGGTCTGCCAAGTTCGTGTCTCCTGCTGGGGGGGGGCGCCCCGGGACTTATGTTCCCGCCTGGGGGGATTTTTCATCGACGCTGGGCGCCATTTTTCGACGTTTTTTGTCGAGACTGACCAGATACAGGACGATTTCTTGCAAGCGGCGCGTTTCCGCTTCACTGACCTGATCCCCTCGCTTGATGCGTTCCGTGAGCGTCAGCTTGTGGGCCTGCCAGTAATCGATCTCCAGCGTCAGGATGCAATCCTCGACCACCTCGGACAGGTCGCGCCCCCAGGCCGCGTAGTCTTCGAAGGACAGCGCTGAGAGGGCCTTGTGAATTTCCAGTTCGCCCGAGAAACGGGCCAGCAGCAGGGACCAGTCGATCGGCTGCACGCCCTCGGCATCCAGTTGCGCCAGGGCCTCCCGGATGGCCTGATGGACCGGGCTGAACACCACATTGGCCAGTTTTTCCCGCAGGTCGGCCCGTGCGGAAGGGTGTTCCACCATGTGGTAAAGCAGCAAGCGCTCGGCCTCTCGCGTGGAGAGCTTCTTGGCGGGGGGCGGGGGCACCCGCGCGGGGAGCGAGCCTGGCTGCCGGGTGCCCTTGCCGAGTTCCAGGCGCAGCGTCTCCGGACGCGTCTGGAGACGCTCACTCAGCCACGTGACGTGGTGGTCCTGGGTCACGTAACTTTCAATTTGACGCAGGATCGGAACGGCCGCTGCGACCGCCCGGGTGCGCCCCTCGGGAGTGCTCGGGTCGTGCGGGGCGATCGCCCGGTTCAGCAAAAACTCGAACAGGCTCGGCGCCGTCGAGAGCAGGGCGTCGAACGCCGCGGCACCCTCCTGTCTCAGGAAGGCGTCCGGGTCCTTGCCGGAGGGGACCGCCAGCACGCGCACCTCCAGGCCCACCCCCTGGGTCACCTCGCTCAGGGTGGCGATGCCTCGCTCCGCGGCTTGCAGGCCGGCGCGGTCGGCGTCGAAGGCCAGGGTCACACGTCGGGAGGGGGTGTAGCGCAGCAAGGCCCGCGCTTGCTGAGGCGTGAGCGCCGTTCCCAGCACGCCCACCGTTTCTTCGAAACCTGACAGGTGGGCCGTGAGTACGTCCAGGTAGCCTTCCACCAGGATCACCCGGTCTCGCTGCTTCATGGCTTCACGCGCCTCCGACAGGCCGTACAGGAGGTTCCCCTTGCGATAGACCAGGGTGTCCGGGCTATTCAGGTACTTGGGCTCATCATTCGGGCCCAGGGCCCGAGCGCCGAAACCCACCACCTGGGTGGCCTCATTGAGGATCGGGAACATGATGCGGTTGCGAAAGTAGTCATAACAGCCATCCTGGCTCTGACGTCGCCTGACCAGGGCCGCTTGCTCCTGAACGTCCAAGGGCACCTGGCGCCCCAGCAGATGGCGGTGCAGGCCGTCCCAGCCGTTCGGCGAGAGCCCGAGCCGAAATCGTTTTCGCCAGGTGGCATCAATTCCGCGGCCACTCAGGTAAGCCCGCGCGTCACGGCCATGGTCCTCGTGTTCCAGCAACCAGCTGAAATAGCCTGCTGCGGCCTCGTTGGCCTCCAGGATGCGTTGGCGTTCATCGGCTTGAGGGCTACGTTCTGGCAGGGTGATGCCGTAGCGTTCGGCCAGGGAGCGGAGCGCCTCCGGAAAGGTCATGCCGTTCGTCTTCATCACAAAGGTGAAGACGTCACCGCCTTCTCCGCAGCCGAAACAGCGAAAAATCTGACGTTCCGGGTTGACGTTGAAGCTGGGGGTGCGTTCCTGATGGAACGGACAGAGGCCGAGCAGGTTGCGGCCGCTGCGCTTGAGCACCACGCGTTCGGAGATGACCTCGACGATGTCGGCACGCGCACGGATCTCGGCGATGGGGTCGTCAGGTATCAGGTTCACGGGCCCATGGAAGCAGATTCATCGGCGAGCCGCCATGGGGACGGCAAAAAGGCCCGATGGTAAGCCGCCATCGCATACCGATCGGTCATACCAGCCACGTAGTCGACCGCCCGACGGGCGTGCTCCTCCGGTGCGATCCGGGTGCCCAGTCCCGCTTCCAAGGCCTCGCGATCCTGGCTGAAGTGCTGGTAAAGCTGCGCCACCACGCGCATCGCTTTGCTCTCTTCGGCCTTGGCCCGACTGCCGGTGTAGACCCGCTTGAACATCCAGGCGCGGAGTTCCAGGAAGGCCTCGTGACGCTCGGGCCCCATGCGAATCTCGCCGGCCTCCAGGTCGCTGTGTTGAATCAGCTCATCGAGCATGCACGCGATGCGTGCCCCGCGCGTGTGGCCGAAGGTGGCATCCACCCAGGTCGGAATGTCGCCGTCTCCAATGATGCCGGCGCGCCGCGCGTCATCCAGATCATGGTTCAGGTAAGCAATCCGGTCGCAGATTTTGACAATCTGGCCCTCCAGGGTGGAAGGGATGCCCGGCCCCGTATGGTGCAGAATGCCATCGCGCACCTCGCGGGTGAGATTGAGCGGTTCCAGGTGCTCGACCACCCGCACACTCTGCTCGTTGTGGCGAAATCCTGCCGGTTCGAACAACTCATCCAGCACGCGCTCGCCGGCGTGGCCGAACGGGGCGTGCCCGAGATCGTGGCCGAGCCCGATGGCCTCGGTCAGGTCTTCATTCAGGCGCAAGGCGCGCGCCAGCGTTCGGGAGATTTGCGCGACTTCCAAGGTGTGGGTCAGACGCGTGCGGTAATGATCGCCTTCGGGCGCAATGAAGACCTGGGTCTTGTGTTTCAGGCGTCTGAAGGCCTTGGCGTGGAGAATCCGGTCTCGATCACGCTGATAGAGCGTTCGCAGCGGACATTCCGGCTCCGCCATGTCTCGTCCGCGGCTCGCCCGTGCGCGGGCGGCGGCGGGATGTAACCACGCGGCTTCGAACGCTTCTTGGCGTTCGCGGGCGGCCGTGGTGAATGGGGCAGCTTGGTCGACCGACATCTCACTCGCCTGACCTTCAGGGTTGCGCCCAATGATTAACATAATACCAAGAGGCGTGACAAGCGTCGGTGGTGAATTCGACAGGGGTTTCGCTCAGACGAGTCCGTCGCGAACGTAATTCTGCCCCTTGAAGGTCAAGGTGTAGTGGCCGTCTCGCAGGCGTTCCAGCCACCCCATGGTGAGCACGCTTTCCAGCTCGATATCCACCTGACGGCAGTCCCAGGCTGGCAACTGGGCCAGCGATTTCTGCAAGTCCGCCGCGGTGAAAGACTCTTGGCGGTGATATTTTTCCAGGTAGTAGGCCCCGACGACGAGCAGGTCGCTGGGCGAAACGGCCTCCTTCATATGGACGAATTCTGCCAGGGAGACATTCACCTTCGGTTGAAAGTCGGGGCGAACCCTCGGAAAGACCTCTGATGAGTTGTCCTGGGGGGCATCAGCAGGCGCCACAGGCGTTGACGCGACACGAGCTTCAGGGCCGAGTTCAGGGTCGCCGGCGGCCTGCATCCAGCTGGCCAGGTACCGAGAGAGCTGACGCTCCACAAATTCAGCGCTTCCGCTCAATTCCACTTCGAAGGCGCCCTGCTTCAGGCGAAAATGGGTCGGCTGCACAGCATTACCTCTCGGAATGGGGCCCGCTGCCGGTCGCCCGCCTGGGCCCAGCACTGTCTTTGTGGCGTTTGGCCTGCGCGATCAGGGCCTCCGCGTGCTGCAGAGCCGCTGGATGTGGTGACCCGCTCGACAGGGCCGCCAGCTCCCGGATGCGTCCAGCCTCATCGAGGGGGGTGGCTTCGACCCGGGTCTGAACGTCATCGTCCCGTTTTTCCAGGTGGATGTGGTGGTCCGCCATCGCCGCCACCGTCGGTAGGTGGGTGATACACAGAACCTGATGGGAGCGGGACAGGTCGGCCAGACGTTCCGCCACCGCCAGCGCCGCCTTGCCGCTGATGCCGGTATCTACCTCGTCAAAGACCAGCACGGGGACGCGATCCAGCCCTGCCAGCACCGTTTCCATGGCCAGCATCACGCGGGCCATTTCGCCGCCGGAGGCACTTTTTGCCAATGGGCGAGGGGATTCTCCGGAGTTCAAGCTGATCAGGAATTCGATCTGCTCGGCGCCATCTGCACGCCAGCCCGCCGGCCCCTCGTTCGGCGTGAGCTGGACGACCAGCTTGGCCCGTGGCAATTCCAGCTCTCTCAATTCCTGCCCCAGTGCCTCCTCCAGCACGCTGGCTGCTTCCCTACGACCAGCCGTCAGGGCGTCGCAAGCGGCCACCAGGTCGGCCTGTGACGCTCTGACCGCCTCGCTCAGCTCCGCCAGACGCGTGTCAGCACTTTCCTGGTTTGCCAGGTTCTCTCTCAGGCGGCCCGCGTGAGCGAGCACCTCGCTGAGACCCGGGCCGTATTTTCGGCTCAGGTTGCCCAGGGTATCCAGGCGTTGTTCCACTTCCCGCAATCGTTCCGGATCCGCTTCCAGACCTTCCAGGTGCTGACGCAGGCCGGTGGCCACTTCTTTGAGGGAAGCCTGGATTTCAGCCAGGGAGGCGCAGGCTTCCTCGAGCGCTGGGTCATGACCGCTTTGTTCGCTCAGTGATTGCACGTACCGTGCGATCTGATCAAAGGCCGAGGGTTCCTGCTCGCCTGCATATAGGCCCTGGTAAGCCGATTCCGTCACGCGGCGGAGGTCGGTCGCGTGCACCAGGCGCAGACGCTCGGTCTTCAGGGCATCCTCCTCGTGAGCATCGAGCACGGCGGCTGCTTCGATCTCGCGCAGTTGATAGCGCCAGAAATCGCCTTGTTGCTCCCGGGTCTGGCTGGTCTGACGCAGCTCTTTCAGGCGGGTTCTCAGGCCCGTCCAGCGCGCGTGGGCCTCTCGGACCGCCTGCCTCTGCGGCAGCAGTCGACCATATCGGTCCAGTAGCTCCCGCTGGAAAGCGGGAACCATCAAGCGCTGGTGCTCGTGCTGGGAAACGACATCAACCATCAGCGCCCCGATCTGCCTCAGGACCGTCTGGGTGACCAGCTGGCCGTCGATCCGACAGCGACTCCCCCTGGGGGTGATTTCCCGGCTCAGGGTCAGCTCGTTCTCGACCGCCGTTTCCAGCCCCTCGGCTTGAAGGCTCTCATCCAGGGCCACGGGCCAGGCGCCATCCGATGGACTCACGAAGGTGGCCTCGATGGTGGCGCGTGAGGCCCCGCGCCGGATCATGTCCAGCGTGACTCGGCCTCCCAACGCGGCCGCCAGAGCCTCGATCAGAACCGATTTGCCCGCACCGGTTTCGCCCGTGAGCAAGCACATCCCCGCGCTGAAGTCGAGCGTCAAGTCGTCCATCAGAACGAAGTTCTTGATCGAGAGTGTTCGGAGCATGCGCGACCCTTGCCTCGCGTGCCGCACGCACGGATGTTCAGCCGATTCCATCGCCTGTCCTGACGATATCACACGCCCGGATGGCGTGGTAGCGGCATGAAAATCTTGGACCGCACGTCCCTGACGTGCGCGGTTGCGTGGTAAGATCGGGATCATTCTTGCATCAAGGGGCCCAGCCGGTGGCTTTTTGTGGCGGTGCTCAGGGCAATCGGGGATGGAGCCGATCGTTGTGACCGATGTCTGTCAACTGTTGAGAGAAACGCGCCTCAGCAAGGGCCTCACGCTGGACGAGGTGGCTCAGCGCACGTACATCAAGTTGCATTACCTGGAGGCCCTGGAAGAGGGTCGGATGGACCGTCTGCCAGCGATGGTGCACACC encodes the following:
- the rpoD gene encoding RNA polymerase sigma factor RpoD, with protein sequence MADHTDTLKRKRAEETLLDAFSEGDGSPLEDDLFEIATATLDDSEAPGDADLQDVSDEVDLDLTVPKGISTDDPVRMYLREIGTIPLLNGAQEVAVAKAIAAGGVSGDRAKRKLAEANLRLVVSIAKKYVGRGMLFLDLIQEGNLGLIRAVEKFDHAKGFKFSTYATWWIRQAITRAIADQARTIRIPVHMVETINRLKKVSRKLSQDLARKPTDEELAAEMEVTVERLREIVKVSQEPVSLETPVGKEEDSRLGDFIEDRDTAAPVHAVTHELLREDISDVLNTLSMRERDVLKMRFGLEDGRQRTLEEVGQKFGVTRERIRQIEAKALRKLRHPNRNKRLREYIE
- the dnaG gene encoding DNA primase; its protein translation is MNLIPDDPIAEIRARADIVEVISERVVLKRSGRNLLGLCPFHQERTPSFNVNPERQIFRCFGCGEGGDVFTFVMKTNGMTFPEALRSLAERYGITLPERSPQADERQRILEANEAAAGYFSWLLEHEDHGRDARAYLSGRGIDATWRKRFRLGLSPNGWDGLHRHLLGRQVPLDVQEQAALVRRRQSQDGCYDYFRNRIMFPILNEATQVVGFGARALGPNDEPKYLNSPDTLVYRKGNLLYGLSEAREAMKQRDRVILVEGYLDVLTAHLSGFEETVGVLGTALTPQQARALLRYTPSRRVTLAFDADRAGLQAAERGIATLSEVTQGVGLEVRVLAVPSGKDPDAFLRQEGAAAFDALLSTAPSLFEFLLNRAIAPHDPSTPEGRTRAVAAAVPILRQIESYVTQDHHVTWLSERLQTRPETLRLELGKGTRQPGSLPARVPPPPAKKLSTREAERLLLYHMVEHPSARADLREKLANVVFSPVHQAIREALAQLDAEGVQPIDWSLLLARFSGELEIHKALSALSFEDYAAWGRDLSEVVEDCILTLEIDYWQAHKLTLTERIKRGDQVSEAETRRLQEIVLYLVSLDKKRRKMAPSVDEKSPQAGT
- a CDS encoding deoxyguanosinetriphosphate triphosphohydrolase, with protein sequence MSVDQAAPFTTAARERQEAFEAAWLHPAAARARASRGRDMAEPECPLRTLYQRDRDRILHAKAFRRLKHKTQVFIAPEGDHYRTRLTHTLEVAQISRTLARALRLNEDLTEAIGLGHDLGHAPFGHAGERVLDELFEPAGFRHNEQSVRVVEHLEPLNLTREVRDGILHHTGPGIPSTLEGQIVKICDRIAYLNHDLDDARRAGIIGDGDIPTWVDATFGHTRGARIACMLDELIQHSDLEAGEIRMGPERHEAFLELRAWMFKRVYTGSRAKAEESKAMRVVAQLYQHFSQDREALEAGLGTRIAPEEHARRAVDYVAGMTDRYAMAAYHRAFLPSPWRLADESASMGP
- the recN gene encoding DNA repair protein RecN, encoding MLRTLSIKNFVLMDDLTLDFSAGMCLLTGETGAGKSVLIEALAAALGGRVTLDMIRRGASRATIEATFVSPSDGAWPVALDESLQAEGLETAVENELTLSREITPRGSRCRIDGQLVTQTVLRQIGALMVDVVSQHEHQRLMVPAFQRELLDRYGRLLPQRQAVREAHARWTGLRTRLKELRQTSQTREQQGDFWRYQLREIEAAAVLDAHEEDALKTERLRLVHATDLRRVTESAYQGLYAGEQEPSAFDQIARYVQSLSEQSGHDPALEEACASLAEIQASLKEVATGLRQHLEGLEADPERLREVEQRLDTLGNLSRKYGPGLSEVLAHAGRLRENLANQESADTRLAELSEAVRASQADLVAACDALTAGRREAASVLEEALGQELRELELPRAKLVVQLTPNEGPAGWRADGAEQIEFLISLNSGESPRPLAKSASGGEMARVMLAMETVLAGLDRVPVLVFDEVDTGISGKAALAVAERLADLSRSHQVLCITHLPTVAAMADHHIHLEKRDDDVQTRVEATPLDEAGRIRELAALSSGSPHPAALQHAEALIAQAKRHKDSAGPRRATGSGPHSER